In the genome of Aptenodytes patagonicus chromosome 18, bAptPat1.pri.cur, whole genome shotgun sequence, one region contains:
- the PTPA gene encoding serine/threonine-protein phosphatase 2A activator, producing MAESERRAGASEEVAAPLQQSFMIPKKEINMVSDMAKWKRSQAYADYMGFILTLNEGVRGKKLTCEYKVSEPIEKLVALLNTLDRWIDETPPVDQPSRFGNKAFRTWYAKLDQEAEKLVATVIPKHLADAAPEVAVYLKESVGNSTRIDYGTGHEAAFAAFLCCLCKIGVLRVDDQMAIVFKVFNRYLEVMRKLQKTYRMEPAGSQGVWGLDDFQFLPFIWGSSQLIDHPNLEPRHFVDEKVVNENHKDFMFLECILFITEMKTGPFAEHSNQLWNISAVPSWSKVNQGLIRMYKAECLEKFPVIQHFKFGSLLPIQPVMS from the exons GAGCCTCTGAGGAGGTGGCTGCTCCCCTCCAGCAGAGCTTCATGATCCCCAAAAAGGAGATAAACATGGTTTCCGACATGGCCAAGTGGAAGCGCTCTCAG GCATACGCAGATTACATGGGCTTCATCCTCACTCTGAATGAAGGTGTCAGGGGCAAGAAGCTGACCTGCGAATACAAAGTTTCAGAG CCCATTGAAAAGCTGGTGGCTCTTCTGAACACCCTTGACAGATGGATCGATGAAACCCCGCCAGTGGATCAACCTTCTCGCTTTGGGAACAAAGCCTTCAGGACCTGGTACGCCAAACTAGACCAG GAAGCAGAAAAGTTGGTGGCAACAGTGATCCCCAAGCATTTGGCTGACGCTGCACCAGAAGTGGCCGTGTACCTGAAGGAATCCGTGGGGAACTCCACCCGCATTGACTATGGCACAG GGCACGAAGCTGCATTTGCAGCctttctctgctgcctctgcaaaATCGGCGTGCTCAGAGTGGATGACCAGATGGCCATTGTCTTTAAAGTATTTAACAG GTACCTAGAGGTGATGCGAAAACTTCAGAAGACCTACAGGATGGAACCTGCTGGCAGCCAGGGCGTGTGGGGCTTGGATGACTTCCAATTTCTACCTTTCATATGGGGCAGTTCCCAGCTGATAG ACCATCCAAATCTGGAGCCTCGACACTTTGTTGATGAGAAGGTGGTAAATGAAAACCATAAGGACTTCATGTTCCTGGAGTGCATCCTCTTCATTACAGAG ATGAAGACGGGCCCCTTTGCCGAGCACTCCAACCAGCTCTGGAACATCAGCGCCGTGCCCTCCTGGTCCAAGGTCAACCAGGGCCTCATCCGCATGTACAAGGCAGAG TGCCTGGAGAAGTTTCCTGTGATCCAGCACTTTAAGTTCGGCAGCCTGCTCCCCATCCAGCCTGTGATGTCCTAA